In a single window of the Chloroflexota bacterium genome:
- a CDS encoding transposase has product MLHSRNAYSKDHYAFFITCTVVEWLPLFPIEPYRNAILDSLRYLTSHKPAELNAYVLMPSHLHAILWPHPNARIGDVLRDFKRFTSRAISRLAETRGEIDYLRAFRRARQAGRSQETSTYQVWQEGSHPEAIYSPGFARQKLEYIHNNPVKAGLVTSPTEWPYSSARDYLLGEESVLPVSLLPL; this is encoded by the coding sequence ATGCTGCACAGCCGTAATGCCTATTCCAAAGATCACTACGCATTCTTCATCACCTGTACTGTCGTAGAGTGGCTACCCCTTTTCCCGATCGAGCCGTACCGCAACGCCATTCTCGACAGCCTGCGCTACTTGACCTCACATAAGCCCGCGGAGTTGAATGCCTACGTGCTGATGCCCTCTCATCTTCATGCGATCTTATGGCCCCACCCAAATGCACGAATCGGCGATGTCCTGCGTGATTTCAAGCGTTTCACATCGCGGGCTATCTCCCGCTTAGCAGAGACTCGTGGTGAAATAGACTACCTCAGGGCATTTCGAAGAGCGCGCCAGGCTGGACGGTCTCAAGAAACCTCGACGTATCAGGTTTGGCAAGAAGGCTCCCACCCGGAAGCGATCTACTCGCCCGGCTTTGCCAGGCAGAAGTTGGAATACATTCACAACAATCCGGTGAAGGCAGGGCTGGTAACCAGCCCGACAGAGTGGCCATACTCTAGTGCGCGGGATTATTTGCTGGGTGAGGAATCAGTGCTGCCGGTCAGTTTGTTGCCATTATGA
- a CDS encoding beta-glucosidase — protein sequence MSDREFLRFPEHFIWGTATSAYQIEGAWNEDGRGLSIWDTFCRQPGRVRNGETGDVATDHYHRWAEDVGIMAELGLHAYRFSIAWPRILPQGTGAVNSVGLDFYDRLVDALLAKGIEPFVTLYHWDLPQTLQDQGGWANRDTAHHFAEYARIVAERLGDRVTYWITHNEPFVTTILGHFTGEHAPGLQDPVVAFQVAHHLLLSHAYAAEALRATVRRPPKIGITLNLNPVHPASDSEEDRLAAQRVDGVVNRLFLDPLFLGHYPEDLQAMLGPLFPIQSGDLERIATPLDFLGVNYYTRAVMRYDPKFPIVQASQIYPEGNEYSQMWEIYPPGMYELLTRIWTEYRPANILVTENGIPVPDAPDFDGRIRDPRRIRYLRDHLVQVHRAIAEGVPVRGYFVWSLLDNFEWNHGYGMRFGLVYVDYETLKRTVKESGWWYAQVVRENGVRGEG from the coding sequence ATGTCTGACCGCGAATTCCTCCGTTTCCCAGAGCATTTCATCTGGGGCACTGCCACTTCCGCCTACCAGATCGAGGGCGCATGGAATGAGGATGGGAGGGGCCTCTCCATCTGGGACACCTTCTGCCGCCAGCCAGGGAGGGTCCGAAACGGCGAAACCGGCGATGTGGCCACCGATCACTATCACCGCTGGGCCGAAGATGTGGGTATCATGGCCGAACTGGGCCTACATGCTTATCGTTTCTCCATCGCCTGGCCACGCATCCTCCCCCAAGGCACTGGGGCCGTCAACTCGGTTGGCTTGGACTTCTACGACCGCCTGGTGGACGCCCTGCTGGCCAAGGGCATCGAGCCCTTCGTCACACTTTATCACTGGGACCTACCACAGACGCTCCAGGATCAGGGAGGATGGGCCAATCGCGACACGGCCCATCATTTCGCCGAGTACGCCCGCATCGTTGCCGAGCGGCTGGGCGACCGGGTAACATATTGGATTACCCACAACGAGCCGTTCGTCACCACGATACTCGGGCACTTCACTGGCGAGCACGCTCCTGGCTTACAAGACCCCGTCGTTGCCTTCCAGGTGGCGCACCATTTGTTGCTCTCCCACGCGTACGCTGCGGAGGCGTTGCGAGCGACAGTCCGCCGGCCGCCCAAAATCGGCATCACCCTCAACCTGAACCCAGTCCACCCGGCCTCCGACTCTGAGGAAGATCGGCTGGCTGCCCAACGCGTAGACGGGGTGGTCAACCGCCTGTTCCTCGACCCGCTCTTCTTAGGCCACTATCCTGAAGACCTGCAGGCAATGCTTGGCCCGCTGTTCCCGATCCAGTCGGGCGATTTGGAGCGCATTGCCACCCCTCTTGACTTCTTAGGGGTCAATTACTACACCCGAGCGGTGATGCGATATGACCCCAAATTCCCGATCGTCCAGGCGTCGCAGATCTACCCAGAAGGCAATGAGTATTCCCAGATGTGGGAGATCTATCCGCCGGGGATGTACGAACTGCTGACTCGTATCTGGACTGAGTATCGGCCAGCGAACATCCTCGTGACCGAGAATGGGATCCCGGTGCCTGATGCTCCGGACTTCGATGGTCGGATACGCGATCCCCGGCGCATCCGCTACCTGCGTGACCACTTGGTGCAGGTCCACCGCGCCATCGCCGAGGGAGTACCGGTGCGTGGCTACTTCGTTTGGTCGCTGCTCGACAACTTCGAGTGGAATCATGGCTATGGGATGCGCTTTGGGCTGGTGTACGTGGACTACGAGACGCTGAAGCGCACGGTGAAAGAGAGTGGGTGGTGGTATGCGCAGGTGGTGCGGGAAAATGGGGTGAGGGGTGAGGGGTGA
- a CDS encoding GH3 auxin-responsive promoter family protein, which translates to MMSGDPRAVAEMLNTLLQPWHEAVRDPASAQQAVLQHLLENYAQTEYGAQHGASQIQTVEEYRRAFPVVTYEDYKPLIQRVMAGEVKLLLTEEPIGWAITRGTTTGESKFIPMTPTDLRMRVSAGRAMMNYVASTGRLDLFQGVNLNLNFPSVVGKVRVGEREVEYGYSSGIYTKHVSASTPIRSVPAQEEIDALGGGKTRRDWEARFELAYQKCKDENVTLVGGVAPTAISFARYLRRAHGVYPKDLWRTQIMTLGSVPGINTHYQPALHALYGPAAIREIYGTTEGMFGQQRDECRAWVPNYDLYFFEVQTRSGVKMLYEMHPGELGSLIVSTPILARYKIGDLILAIRPPYFRCIGRERWWTPLRYAWDELMTFNLGRL; encoded by the coding sequence ATGATGAGCGGTGATCCTCGAGCAGTGGCTGAGATGCTCAACACCCTCTTGCAGCCCTGGCACGAGGCTGTGAGAGACCCGGCGAGTGCCCAGCAGGCAGTTCTGCAGCACTTGTTGGAAAACTATGCTCAGACGGAGTACGGCGCACAACACGGCGCGTCCCAGATCCAGACCGTCGAGGAGTATCGCCGTGCCTTTCCAGTGGTCACGTACGAGGATTACAAACCACTCATCCAGCGGGTGATGGCCGGCGAAGTGAAACTCCTCCTCACCGAGGAGCCAATAGGCTGGGCGATCACCCGGGGCACGACTACAGGCGAGTCCAAGTTCATCCCGATGACTCCCACTGACCTGCGCATGCGGGTCAGCGCCGGGCGAGCGATGATGAATTACGTGGCCAGCACCGGCCGGCTGGATCTCTTCCAGGGGGTCAACCTGAACCTGAATTTTCCTTCGGTGGTGGGAAAAGTGCGGGTGGGGGAGCGGGAAGTCGAGTACGGCTACAGTTCCGGCATCTACACCAAGCACGTATCGGCCTCCACCCCTATCCGCTCTGTGCCAGCGCAGGAGGAAATCGATGCCCTGGGTGGAGGCAAAACCAGGCGCGACTGGGAAGCGCGCTTCGAACTGGCCTACCAGAAATGCAAAGACGAGAACGTTACCTTGGTGGGCGGTGTCGCTCCGACCGCCATCTCCTTTGCCCGTTACCTGCGCCGTGCTCACGGCGTGTACCCCAAGGATCTCTGGCGCACCCAGATCATGACTCTGGGCAGTGTGCCGGGCATCAATACTCACTATCAGCCGGCCCTCCACGCCCTCTATGGGCCGGCCGCCATCCGCGAGATTTACGGCACCACCGAGGGCATGTTCGGCCAGCAACGCGACGAATGTCGGGCGTGGGTGCCCAACTACGACCTCTATTTCTTCGAGGTGCAGACCCGCTCCGGCGTCAAGATGTTGTACGAAATGCACCCCGGCGAACTGGGCAGCCTGATCGTCTCCACGCCCATCCTGGCCCGCTACAAAATCGGCGATCTGATCCTCGCCATCCGGCCGCCCTATTTCCGGTGCATCGGCCGCGAGCGGTGGTGGACTCCCCTGCGCTACGCCTGGGACGAACTGATGACCTTCAACTTGGGACGGTTATGA
- a CDS encoding transposase, translating into MPEYNPNRHHRRSIRLKGYDYTLAGAYFVTICIYHWDCLLGDVRDGEMVLSEYGRIVQHTWDDLPNHYPHVELDAWIIMPNHVHGIIVLTDVGAGHVGAGHVGAGLRPAPTTGKSPRRHDLPEIVRAFKSFSAYRINRLRNSPGIPVWQRNYYEHIIRTERVLQAIRQYISDNPIRWHLDRYNPEAMGHDLRATM; encoded by the coding sequence ATGCCAGAGTACAACCCAAACCGCCACCACCGCCGTTCCATCCGCCTGAAGGGGTATGATTACACCCTGGCAGGGGCGTATTTTGTAACCATTTGCATCTACCACTGGGATTGCCTGTTGGGGGACGTGCGAGATGGGGAAATGGTGTTGTCAGAATATGGCCGTATTGTGCAGCACACATGGGATGATCTGCCCAACCATTACCCACATGTGGAATTGGATGCCTGGATAATCATGCCAAACCATGTGCATGGGATCATCGTGTTAACGGATGTAGGGGCGGGTCATGTAGGGGCGGGTCATGTAGGGGCGGGTCTCAGACCCGCCCCTACAACGGGAAAATCACCACGTCGTCATGATTTGCCCGAAATCGTGCGGGCCTTCAAATCGTTCTCGGCCTACCGCATCAACCGACTGCGCAATAGCCCCGGCATCCCCGTTTGGCAACGCAATTACTACGAGCACATCATCCGGACTGAACGTGTGCTGCAGGCTATTCGTCAGTACATCTCGGACAACCCGATCCGCTGGCACCTGGATCGCTACAACCCGGAGGCAATGGGTCATGATCTACGGGCCACGATGTAG